In one window of Miscanthus floridulus cultivar M001 chromosome 12, ASM1932011v1, whole genome shotgun sequence DNA:
- the LOC136496572 gene encoding pentatricopeptide repeat-containing protein At3g09040, mitochondrial-like has product MHSASAALLRATPKPRPKQHPLRSFPASASADAAGGDHHPTAYYAALLGSLSRECRLAHHPFDASPHRTHQARACGVLHARILRLGLPLRGRLGDALVDLYGRSGRVGYAWRALGCCTGAPVSGAAASSVLSCHARSGTPRDVLDAFQRIRCFIGGTPDQFGLAVVLSACSRLGALEHGRQVHCDVLKSGFCSSAFCQAGLVDMYAKCGEVNDARRVFDGIACPDTICWASMIGGYHRVGRYQRALALFSRMEKMGSVPDQVTCVTIISTLASMGRLVDARTLLKRIQMPSTVAWNAVISSYSQSGLEGEVFGLYKDMKRQGLMPTRSTFASLLSAAASMTAFDEGQQMHAAAVKHGLDANVFVGSSLINLYVKHGCISDAKKVFDFSTEKNIVMWNAMLYGFVQNELQEETIQMFQYMRRADLEADNFTFVSVLGACINLDSLDLGRQVHCITIKNSMDADLFVANAMLDMYSKLGAMDVAKALFSLIPGKDSVSWNALIVGLAHNEKEEEAVYMLKRMKFYGIAPDEVSFATAINACSNIQATETGKQIHCASIKYNVCSNHAVGSSLIDLYSKFGDVESSRKVLAHVDASSIVPINALITGLVQNNREDEAIELFQQVLKDGFKPSNYTFASILSGCTGPVSSVIGKQVHCYTLKSALLNQDTSLGISLVGIYLKCKLLEDANKLLAEVPDHKNLVEWTATISGYAQNGYSDQSLVMFWRMRSYDVRSDEATFASVLKACSEIAALTDGKEIHGLIIKSGFVSYETAASALMDMYSKCGDVISSFEIFKELKNKQNIMPWNSMIVGFAKNGYANEALLLFQKMQESQLKPDEVTLLGVLIACSHAGLISEGQDFFDSMSQVYGIVPRVDHYACLIDLLGRGGHLQEAQEVIDQLPFRADGVIWATYLAACQMHKDEERGKVAAKKLVEMEPQSSSTYVFLSSLHAAAGNWVEAKVAREAMREKGVMKFPGCSWITVGNKTSLFVVQDTHHPDTLSIYKMLDGLTGMMNKDDRIEEYDLRSLCGMLT; this is encoded by the coding sequence ATGCATTCCGCTTCcgccgccctcctccgcgccacgCCCAAGCCGAGACCCAAGCAGCACCCTCTCCGCTCCTTTCCGGCATCCGCGAGCGCGGACGCGGCGGGTGGTGATCACCACCCCACGGCCTACTACGCCGCCCTCCTCGGCTCGCTCTCCCGGGAGTGCCGACTCGCCCACCACCCGTTTGACGCGAGTCCTCACCGAACCCATCAGGCGCGGGCATGCGGGGTCCTGCACGCACGGATCCTGCGCCTCGGCCTGCCCCTCCGGGGCCGCCTCGGCGACGCGCTCGTCGACCTGTACGGCAGGTCCGGCCGCGTGGGCTACGCCTGGCGCGCGCTGGGCTGCTGCACCGGGGCTCCAGTGTCAGGCGCGGCGGCGAGCTCGGTGCTGTCCTGCCACGCGCGGTCAGGGACCCCTCGGGACGTTCTCGATGCGTTCCAGCGTATCAGGTGTTTCATTGGCGGCACGCCGGACCAGTTTGGCCTTGCGGTGGTTCTGTCCGCGTGTTCGCGGCTGGGTGCTCTCGAGCACGGCAGGCAGGTGCATTGTGACGTGTTGAAGAGCGGGTTCTGCTCCAGTGCCTTCTGTCAGGCGGGGTTGGTGGACATGTATGCCAAATGCGGTGAGGTCAACGATGCGAGGAGGGTGTTTGATGGGATTGCTTGCCCGGACACAATATGCTGGGCTAGCATGATTGGGGGTTACCATCGGGTTGGACGCTACCAGCGAGCGCTGGCTTTGTTTTCTAGGATGGAGAAGATGGGCTCTGTCCCAGACCAGGTAACCTGCGTTACTATCATTTCCACTCTTGCAAGCATGGGCAGACTGGTCGATGCGAGAACTTTGCTGAAGAGGATACAAATGCCAAGCACGGTTGCTTGGAATGCTGTTATCTCAAGTTACTCACAAAGCGGTCTTGAGGGTGAAGTGTTTGGCCTGTATAAGGATATGAAGAGACAGGGATTGATGCCAACTAGGTCCACTTTTGCGAGCTTGCTAAGTGCAGCAGCCAGCATGACAGCATTTGATGAAGGTCAGCAGATGCATGCAGCGGCAGTAAAGCATGGTTTAGATGCAAATGTTTTTGTGGGCAGTTCACTGATCAACCTGTATGTGAAACATGGATGCATCTCTGATGCAAAGAAGGTGTTTGACTTCTCCACTGAAAAGAACATTGTCATGTGGAATGCAATGCTTTATGGGTTCGTTCAAAATGAGCTCCAAGAAGAGACCATTCAGATGTTTCAGTATATGAGGAGGGCTGATCTTGAGGCTGATAATTTTACATTTGTGAGTGTCCTTGGCGCGTGTATTAACTTGGATTCACTTGATTTAGGTAGGCAGGTACATTGTATAACAATCAAGAACAGCATGGATGCAGACTTGTTTGTTGCTAATGCAATGCTAGATATGTACTCAAAACTTGGAGCAATGGATGTTGCGAAAGCACTGTTCAGTCTCATTCCAGGCAAGGATAGTGTATCCTGGAATGCTCTTATAGTTGGGCTTGCACATAATGAAAAGGAGGAAGAAGCGGTCTATATGCTTAAAAGGATGAAGTTCTACGGTATAGCACCAGATGAGGTGTCTTTTGCAACTGCAATTAATGCCTGTTCCAACATTCAGGCTACTGAGACTGGAAAGCAGATTCATTGTGCATCTATCAAGTATAATGTCTGCTCAAATCATGCTGTTGGCAGTTCTCTGATTGACCTGTATTCAAAGTTTGGAGATGTAGAATCTTCTAGGAAGGTTTTGGCACATGTGGATGCAAGCAGCATAGTTCCAATAAATGCGCTAATTACAGGTCTTGTGCAGAACAATAGAGAAGATGAAGCCATAGAGTTATTTCAGCAAGTGCTAAAAGATGGTTTCAAGCCGTCTAACTATACATTTGCAAGCATTCTTTCTGGGTGTACTGGACCTGTCAGTTCAGTTATTGGCAAACAAGTCCATTGCTACACACTGAAATCTGCTCTTTTGAATCAGGATACTTCACTTGGCATCTCTCTGGTTGGAATATATTTGAAGTGCAAATTGCTTGAGGATGCAAACAAACTCTTAGCAGAGGTGCCAGATCACAAAAACCTGGTTGAGTGGACAGCTACTATTTCAGGGTATGCTCAAAATGGTTACAGTGATCAATCTTTGGTGATGTTTTGGAGAATGCGCAGTTACGATGTTCGTTCAGATGAGGCAACATTCGCTAGTGTTCTGAAAGCTTGTTCTGAGATAGCAGCTCTTACAGATGGAAAAGAGATACATGGCCTCATTATCAAATCTGGTTTTGTTTCTTATGAAACTGCAGCCAGTGCCCTCATGGACATGTACTCCAAGTGTGGCGATGTTATTTCTTCCTTTGAAATCTTCAAGGAATTGAAAAACAAGCAAAATATAATGCCATGGAACTCCATGATTGTTGGTTTTGCGAAAAATGGTTATGCAAACGAGGCACTTCTTCTCTTCCAGAAGATGCAAGAATCACAACTAAAGCCTGATGAAGTCACACTCCTTGGTGTTCTCATTGCTTGTAGCCATGCTGGTTTAATTTCCGAAGGCCAGGATTTCTTTGATTCTATGAGTCAAGTTTATGGGATAGTGCCCAGAGTAGATCACTATGCATGTCTCATTGATCTACTTGGGCGTGGTGGTCATCTTCAAGAAGCTCAAGAAGTTATTGACCAGTTACCCTTCAGAGCTGATGGTGTGATCTGGGCTACATACCTTGCAGCATGTCAAATGCACAAGGATGAAGAAAGAGGGAAAGTTGCAGCAAAGAAACTTGTTGAGATGGAACCACAAAGCTCATCCACGTATGTGTTCCTTTCAAGCTTGCATGCTGCGGCTGGTAACTGGGTCGAAGCTAAGGTAGCCAGAGAAGCAATGCGAGAAAAAGGGGTGATGAAATTTCCAGGGTGTAGTTGGATCACAGTGGGTAACAAAACAAGCTTATTTGTTGTACAGGACACACATCATCCGGACACTCTGAGCATCTATAAAATGCTTGATGGTCTAACTGGAATGATGAATAAAGATGACAGAATTGAGGAATATGATCTGCGTAGCCTGTGTGGAATGCTTACTTGA
- the LOC136496665 gene encoding beta-glucosidase 18-like, translated as MHAGMAAGSWPRASAWRLLLAGGASLLWLLVDLPWATAAVRRSDFPASFLFGTATSSYQIEGAYLEGNKSLSNWDVFTHTPGRIKDGSTGDIADDHYHRYEDDIELMHSLGTNAYRFSISWARILPRGRFGEVNPAGIAFYNRVIDSLLLKGIEPFVTLTHYDIPQEMEDRYGAWLSAEARHDFGHLADVCFAAFGDRVKHWATFNEPNVAVTKGYMVGTYPPGRCSPPYGSCAQGNSDAEPYVATHNVVMAHATAVEIYKRKYQSKQKGMIGIVMSAIWFVPLTDAPVDRLATERALAFDVPWFLDPIIYGDYPPEMRQLLGSKLPTFSPEERRKLGYKLDFIGINHYTTLYAKDFMFSSGCPSGQEIHHALAAFTGERNGIPIGPPTAMPKFYVVPDGIEKIVTYIMERYNNRPMFITENGYAQGGDGYTHVEDWLDDQGRIQYLDGYLTKLAKVIRDGADVRGYFIWSLIDNFEWLYGYTLRFGLHYVDYQTQERKPKSSALWYKRFLQSLLEAQ; from the exons ATGCACGCCGGCATGGCGGCCGGTAGCTGGCCCAGGGCCAGTGCGTGGCGGCTCTTGCTCGCCGGCGGCGCTTCGCTCCTGTGGCTGCTTGTTGATCTCCCATGGGCCACGGCGGCGGTCCGCCGGAGCGACTTCCCGGCGTCTTTCCTCTTCGGCACCGCCACCTCCTCGTACCAG ATCGAAGGCGCATACCTCGAGGGCAACAAGAGCTTAAGCAACTGGGATGTCTTCACTCATACACCAG GAAGAATCAAAGATGGAAGCACCGGAGATATTGCGGATGATCACTATCATCGTTACGAG GATGACATTGAGCTCATGCACTCTCTCGGCACGAACGCCTACAGATTCTCGATATCATGGGCCAGAATTCTTCCAA GAGGAAGATTCGGCGAAGTCAACCCAGCAGGCATCGCGTTCTACAACAGAGTCATCGATTCGCTCCTGCTCAAAG GAATAGAGCCATTCGTGACGCTGACACACTACGACATCCCGCAAGAGATGGAGGACAGGTACGGTGCGTGGCTCAGCGCCGAGGCACGGCACGACTTCGGCCACCTGGCGGACGTGTGCTTCGCGGCGTTCGGCGACCGCGTCAAGCACTGGGCCACCTTCAACGAGCCCAACGTCGCCGTGACCAAGGGCTACATGGTCGGCACCTACCCGCCGGGGCGCTGCTCGCCGCCGTACGGCTCCTGTGCCCAGGGAAACTCCGACGCCGAGCCCTACGTCGCCACGCACAACGTCGTCATGGCCCACGCCACCGCCGTCGAGATCTACAAGAGGAAGTACCAG AGCAAGCAGAAGGGCATGATCGGCATTGTGATGTCCGCTATCTGGTTCGTGCCGCTGACGGACGCGCCGGTGGACCGGCTGGCGACTGAACGGGCACTGGCCTTCGACGTTCCATG GTTCCTTGACCCAATAATCTACGGCGACTACCCTCCGGAGATGCGACAGCTGCTGGGCTCCAAGCTGCCGACCTTCTCgccggaggagaggaggaagctgGGTTACAAGCTGGACTTCATCGGGATCAACCACTACACGACGCTGTACGCCAAGGACTTCATGTTTTCGTCAGGTTGCCCGTCGGGGCAGGAGATCCATCATGCGCTGGCGGCATTCACCGGAGAAAGAAATGGAATTCCAATCGGACCCCCG ACAGCGATGCCAAAGTTCTACGTTGTTCCGGATGGGATAGAGAAGATTGTCACCTACATCATGGAGAGATACAACAACCGTCCCATGTTCATAACCGAAAATG GTTATGCACAAGGTGGAGATGGTTATACCCATGTCGAAGATTGGCTGGACGACCAGGGCAGGATACAGTACCTCGATGGTTACCTCACAAAACTTGCCAAAGTTATCAG GGACGGCGCCGATGTTCGTGGCTACTT
- the LOC136496573 gene encoding disease resistance protein RPS2-like: MADPSMICAVLQPVCGFINEAGVPAATARGVSSFACIKRNLRDLTKAMEDLQAVEKVVRGQVALETNNLNECHPQVSLWQTRVLHVLVDPIVQESDQLFQSSCLCSSSLSLRKRYCLGKRVAEMLEDVDRLIREGKQFDTFASKRLPDSVEERPRTKTFGFEPVLRDLGKYCDSTNVSIIGVCGPGGVGKTTLLNTFNNELKACGRDYQVVIMIEVSNSKTLNKAAIQSTITDRLGLPWDDRQTEEARARFLMKALRRKKFVILLDDVWNKFQLEDVGIPTPDSESKSKVILTSRSVDVCYQMGAQQSLIKMEYLEKEAAWELFRSNLSTQAIAAIDSSGPNNAVKQHANAIVQSCGGLPLALKVIASAVAGLTTPSEWSLAMQATKHDIKDIDGIPEMFHKLKYSYDKLTQTQQQCFLYCTLFPEYGSISKDQLVEYWMAEELIPPDPNRGHRIINRLLSACLLESCGSDLEVKMHHIIRHLGLSLAVQQKIVVKAGMNLEKAPPHREWRTARRISLMYNDIRDLGISPECKDLVTLLVQNNPNLDKLSPTFFQSMYSLKVLDLSHTRIKELPLCSTLAKLKFLNLSHTFIERLPEDFWMLKKLRHLDLSVTKALKETLDNCSKLYKLRVLNLFRSNYGIRDVNDLNIDSLRELEFLGITIYAEDVLKKLTNTHPLAKSTQRLSLKHCEQMQSIQISDFTHMVQLRELYVESCLDLIQLIADPDKGKASCLQILTLARLPSLQTILVGSSPHHFRNLLEITISHCHKLHDITWVLKLDALEKLSISHCNELEQVVQETINKVDNRRGGIEHNIVQRSGIINGFSEEQEIHCMVEDAYNEHVKGYQNKTENEQIKGVHHVGFPKLRAMVLTDLPKLTAICNPRDFPCLEIIRVERCPRFTALPLGQMSDCPKLKQICGSYDWWKKLEWNGKETIENKYFIPIKDED, encoded by the exons ATGGCTGATCCTAGCATGATATGTGCTGTTCTGCAGCCTGTGTGTGGCTTCATCAATGAAGCAGGGGTTCCTGCAGCCACTGCAAGAGGTGTCTCATCTTTCGCCTGCATCAAGCGCAACCTCAGAGACCTCACAAAAGCCATGGAGGACCTGCAAGCTGTCGAGAAGGTGGTTCGAGGACAAGTTGCGCTTGAGACCAACAACCTCAACGAGTGCCATCCTCAAGTCAGCCTGTGGCAAACGAGGGTCCTCCATGTCCtagtcgaccccatcgtccaagAATCTGATCAATTGTTTCAATCCTCTTGTTTATGTAGTTCTTCTCTAAGCCTTAGGAAAAGATACTGTCTTGGCAAACGTGTCGCCGAGATGTTGGAGGATGTAGATAGGCTAATcagagaagggaaacaatttgATACGTTTGCATCCAAACGTTTGCCAGATTCTGTCGAGGAGCGACCACGGACGAAAACATTTGGCTTCGAGCCAGTCCTGAGGGATCTTGGGAAATATTGTGACAGCACCAATGTGAGCATCATCGGAGTTTGTGGTCCAGGAGGTGTTGGAAAGACGACACTCCTTAACACGTTCAACAATGAGCTCAAAGCATGTGGCAGGGATTACCAG GTGGTGATCATGATTGAGGTGTCCAATTCTAAAACTCTAAACAAAGCAGCAATCCAGAGTACAATTACAGACCGTCTTGGGTTGCCATGGGATGACAGACAGACAGAGGAAGCTCGTGCGAGGTTCTTAATGAAAGCGCTGAGAAGAAAGAAGTTTGTAATTTTATTGGATGATGTCTGGAACAAATTCCAACTAGAAGATGTTGGGATCCCTACCCCTGATTCTGAGAGCAAAAGCAAAGTAATTCTCACATCACGTTCTGTGGATGTGTGCTATCAAATGGGAGCTCAACAGAGCTTGATCAAGATGGAGTACCTAGAGAAGGAGGCAGCATGGGAGCTCTTCCGAAGCAATTTGAGCACTCAGGCAATTGCAGCCATTGATTCATCTGGCCCCAACAATGCTGTAAAACAACATGCTAATGCAATTGTCCAAAGCTGCGGTGGTTTGCCACTAGCACTCAAGGTGATAGCGAGTGCTGTGGCAGGGCTGACAACACCAAGTGAATGGAGTTTGGCAATGCAAGCAACCAAGCATGACATCAAGGATATAGATGGAATCCCAGAAATGTTCCATAAACTGAAATATAGTTATGATAAGTTGACACAAACACAGCAGCAATGCTTCCTGTATTGCACCCTTTTCCCTGAATATGGTTCAATTAGCAAAGATCAGCTTGTGGAATACTGGATGGCAGAAGAATTGATACCTCCAGATCCCAACAGAGGTCATCGCATAATCAATCGCTTGCTCTCAGCATGCTTATTGGAGAGCTGTGGATCTGATTTAGAGGTAAAAATGCACCATATTATTCGTCATCTGGGATTGTCCCTTGCAGTGCAGCAAAAGATTGTTGTGAAGGCTGGAATGAACTTGGAAAAGGCACCACCACACAGAGAGTGGCGAACAGCAAGAAGGATATCACTCATGTACAATGACATAAGAGACCTTGGTATCTCACCAGAATGCAAGGATCTTGTAACATTATTGGTCCAAAATAATCCTAACTTGGACAAGCTAAGTCCAACCTTCTTCCAGTCCATGTACTCTTTGAAGGTACTTGATCTATCACACACCAGAATTAAAGAACTTCCTCTATGTAGCACATTGGCGAagctcaagtttctcaatttgtCTCACACATTCATTGAGAGACTTCCTGAAGATTTCTGGATGCTCAAAAAACTAAGACATCTAGATTTAAGTGTTACCAAGGCACTGAAAGAGACCTTAGATAACTGTTCCAAGCTTTACAAGCTAAGGGTGCTAAACCTCTTCCGAAGCAATTATGGGATTCGCGACGTGAATGATCTGAACATTGATTCCTTAAGGGAACTGGAATTCCTTGGGATCACAATCTATGCTGAGGATGTCTTAAAGAAGCTGACAAATACACATCCTCTAGCCAAGTCAACACAGCGTCTTAGCCTCAAGCACTGTGAACAGATGCAGTCAATCCAAATATCAGACTTCACACATATGGTGCAACTTCGAGAACTCTATGTTGAATCATGTCTTGACTTGATACAACTTATTGCTGACCCTGACAAGGGAAAAGCTTCCTGCCTGCAAATTCTCACCCTTGCTAGACTGCCTTCCCTCCAAACTATTCTTGTTGGGTCTTCGCCTCATCACTTCCGCAACCTCCTAGAAATAACAATCTCTCATTGCCATAAATTGCATGACATCACCTGGGTTCTGAAGCTGGATGCACTTGAGAAGCTTTCTATCAGCCATTGTAATGAACTGGAGCAAGTTGTTCAAGAAAcaatcaacaaggtggacaacAGGAGAGGGGGGATTGAGCACAACATTGTTCAGAGATCTGGGATAATAAATGGTTTCTCTGAAGAACAGGAGATACATTGCATGGTAGAAGATGCATATAATGAACATGTAAAAGGCTATCAGAACAAGACAGAGAATGAGCAGATCAAGGGTGTGCATCATGTGGGCTTCCCAAAACTGAGAGCAATGGTTCTGACAGACCTGCCAAAGCTGACGGCAATATGCAATCCAAGAGACTTTCCTTGTCTTGAGATTATTAGGGTGGAGCGTTGCCCACGTTTCACAGCACTTCCACTGGGTCAAATGTCTGACTGCCCAAAACTAAAGCAGATTTGTGGATCATATGACTGGTGGAAGAAGCTAGAGTGGAATGGCAAGGAGACAATAGAGAATAAGTATTTCATCCCAATCAAAGATGAAGACTAG
- the LOC136496575 gene encoding protein disulfide isomerase pTAC5, chloroplastic-like isoform X2: MIAAAFPFVSTTFHRPRLRPSCPRRASAVLPARATGPSSSWEEREEQRWLREEQRWLREESRWRAEREALLAEAAALRLRLRALEGTRPADHLAVAADAVVASPAPQPRPVFVEEAAVEVEVRKEVVVVEEKKVAAAKAEAGSGAGASKSRRTLRAGAEGEDVRAMQEALLKLGFYSGEEDMEYSTFSSGTDRAVKTWQATVGTSENGVMTSELLERLFSGKTGEDAKMEDGTNGAAVPAVTGIAEVQKTVVTENGVLGVGVSEHRVFLLGENRWEDPARLTQNKKPVSTGTTASTKTCISCRGEGRLMCLECDGTGEPNIEPQFLEWVGEDTKCPYCEGLGSILCDVCDGKKVMAG; encoded by the exons ATGATCGCCGCCGCCTTCCCGTtcgtctccaccaccttccaccgCCCGCGCCTCCGGCCCAGCTGCCCGCGCCGCGCCTCCGCCGTCCTCCCGGCCCGCGCCACCGGCCCCTCGTCGTCCTGGGAGGAGCGCGAGGAGCAGCGCTGGCTGCGGGAGGAGCAGCGGTGGCTCCGCGAGGAGTCGCGCTGGCGCGCCGAGCGCGAGGCCCTCCTCGCCGAGGCCGCCGCGCTGCGGCTCCGCCTCCGCGCGCTCGAGGGCACTCGCCCTGCTGATCACCTCGCGGTCGCCGCCGACGCCGTGGTGGCCTCGCCCGCGCCGCAGCCCAGGCCGGTGTTCGTCGAGGAGGCCGCGGTCGAGGTCGAGGTGAggaaggaggtggtggtggtcgaAGAGAAGAAGGTGGCGGCGGCCAAGGCCGAGGCGGGGAGCGGCGCAGGTGCCAGCAAGAGCAGGAGGACGCTGAGGGCGGGGGCCGAGGGCGAGGACGTGCGCGCGATGCAG GAAGCTTTGCTGAAGCTCGGTTTTTACTCGGGCGAGGAAGACATGGAGTACTCTACTTTCTCATCTGGCACCGACCGAGCTGTCAAGACATGGCAG GCAACGGTAGGAACTTCAGAGAACGGAGTCATGACGTCGGAGCTACTTGAGAGGCTATTCTCAGGGAAGACTGGGGAAGATGCGAAAATGGAA GATGGCACAAACGGAGCAGCTGTTCCTGCTGTAACAGGGATCGCGGAGGTTCAGAAAACTGTGGTTACAGAAAATGGTGTCTTGGGAGTTGGGGTCTCCGAACACAGAGTGTTTCTTCTTGGTGAAAACAGGTGGGAAGACCCAGCCAGACTGACGCAGAATAAAAAACCAGTCAGCACCGGCACTACTGCATCAACCAAGACATGCATCTCCTGTCGAGGTGAAGGGCGCCTCATGTGTTTAG AATGTGATGGAACAGGTGAGCCGAACATTGAACCGCAG TTCTTGGAGTGGGTTGGTGAAGATACAAAGTGCCCATACTGTGAAGGACTTGGTTCCATTTTATGTGATGTTTGTGATGGGAAGAAAGTAATGGCAGGTTAA
- the LOC136496575 gene encoding protein disulfide isomerase pTAC5, chloroplastic-like isoform X1, whose protein sequence is MIAAAFPFVSTTFHRPRLRPSCPRRASAVLPARATGPSSSWEEREEQRWLREEQRWLREESRWRAEREALLAEAAALRLRLRALEGTRPADHLAVAADAVVASPAPQPRPVFVEEAAVEVEVRKEVVVVEEKKVAAAKAEAGSGAGASKSRRTLRAGAEGEDVRAMQEALLKLGFYSGEEDMEYSTFSSGTDRAVKTWQVSNTVLLKIILHAMLHLCYLMIRTLFQATVGTSENGVMTSELLERLFSGKTGEDAKMEDGTNGAAVPAVTGIAEVQKTVVTENGVLGVGVSEHRVFLLGENRWEDPARLTQNKKPVSTGTTASTKTCISCRGEGRLMCLECDGTGEPNIEPQFLEWVGEDTKCPYCEGLGSILCDVCDGKKVMAG, encoded by the exons ATGATCGCCGCCGCCTTCCCGTtcgtctccaccaccttccaccgCCCGCGCCTCCGGCCCAGCTGCCCGCGCCGCGCCTCCGCCGTCCTCCCGGCCCGCGCCACCGGCCCCTCGTCGTCCTGGGAGGAGCGCGAGGAGCAGCGCTGGCTGCGGGAGGAGCAGCGGTGGCTCCGCGAGGAGTCGCGCTGGCGCGCCGAGCGCGAGGCCCTCCTCGCCGAGGCCGCCGCGCTGCGGCTCCGCCTCCGCGCGCTCGAGGGCACTCGCCCTGCTGATCACCTCGCGGTCGCCGCCGACGCCGTGGTGGCCTCGCCCGCGCCGCAGCCCAGGCCGGTGTTCGTCGAGGAGGCCGCGGTCGAGGTCGAGGTGAggaaggaggtggtggtggtcgaAGAGAAGAAGGTGGCGGCGGCCAAGGCCGAGGCGGGGAGCGGCGCAGGTGCCAGCAAGAGCAGGAGGACGCTGAGGGCGGGGGCCGAGGGCGAGGACGTGCGCGCGATGCAG GAAGCTTTGCTGAAGCTCGGTTTTTACTCGGGCGAGGAAGACATGGAGTACTCTACTTTCTCATCTGGCACCGACCGAGCTGTCAAGACATGGCAGGTTAGTAATACTGTACTCCTGAAGATTATCCTTCATGCTATGTTACATTTATGCTACTTGATGATACGAACTCTCTTTCAGGCAACGGTAGGAACTTCAGAGAACGGAGTCATGACGTCGGAGCTACTTGAGAGGCTATTCTCAGGGAAGACTGGGGAAGATGCGAAAATGGAA GATGGCACAAACGGAGCAGCTGTTCCTGCTGTAACAGGGATCGCGGAGGTTCAGAAAACTGTGGTTACAGAAAATGGTGTCTTGGGAGTTGGGGTCTCCGAACACAGAGTGTTTCTTCTTGGTGAAAACAGGTGGGAAGACCCAGCCAGACTGACGCAGAATAAAAAACCAGTCAGCACCGGCACTACTGCATCAACCAAGACATGCATCTCCTGTCGAGGTGAAGGGCGCCTCATGTGTTTAG AATGTGATGGAACAGGTGAGCCGAACATTGAACCGCAG TTCTTGGAGTGGGTTGGTGAAGATACAAAGTGCCCATACTGTGAAGGACTTGGTTCCATTTTATGTGATGTTTGTGATGGGAAGAAAGTAATGGCAGGTTAA